Proteins from one Bacillota bacterium genomic window:
- a CDS encoding M48 family metalloprotease: MQTCIRCGEGIPQGATTCPRCGAEVLRIIPSLPLERLRHPLENTVFVILALAGAVTWLLLLVVTLGIIIPVGLVLWFFSWVAFQMFRAQLLTHSVRVSEQHFPHVHRAFEEVQQRLGYHEPLEIYIMEGTTLNAFVAMMMRSRCMVLFSQLVEGIEEDPAALRGLIGHELAHFVLGHFRWRWLVMGGFWIPLLYLAWSRLCEYSADRCGQACAGDLQAYERVLAMLATGWRLARHVQPELLVQQANEAQTSIFARLIEITSTHPPLVKRIAELRQFILGTPQITVERRAATTLGAVMLLPFAGFQGLGSSAAAAALAIFALAVLAAILLPLFAAARETAQMEACMTNMKQLSRAIQMYTADYDGRLPVFGVRALIGAYVQPGADVLRCRSDDSPQPISYALNMDFAGWTLSQIETPERTVLLYEGDDEDIIMRHTDGLNIVCADGQVRWIKETSIEECFWEPR, encoded by the coding sequence ATGCAAACATGCATTCGCTGCGGAGAGGGGATTCCGCAGGGTGCCACCACGTGCCCGCGCTGTGGGGCTGAAGTGCTTCGGATTATACCATCACTCCCGCTGGAACGACTGCGCCATCCTCTGGAAAACACCGTGTTTGTCATCCTTGCGTTAGCGGGCGCGGTCACGTGGCTTTTGCTGCTGGTCGTCACGCTGGGCATCATCATTCCCGTGGGACTGGTGCTGTGGTTTTTCAGCTGGGTTGCCTTCCAGATGTTCCGGGCACAGCTGCTGACGCACAGTGTGCGAGTCAGCGAACAGCACTTCCCACATGTGCATCGTGCGTTCGAAGAGGTGCAGCAACGGTTGGGCTACCATGAGCCGCTGGAGATATATATCATGGAAGGCACGACGCTGAACGCCTTCGTCGCCATGATGATGCGCAGCCGTTGCATGGTGTTGTTCTCGCAACTGGTGGAGGGCATCGAGGAGGACCCGGCAGCCTTGCGCGGGCTAATCGGGCATGAGCTGGCACACTTCGTGCTGGGACACTTCCGCTGGCGTTGGCTGGTGATGGGAGGCTTTTGGATACCTTTGCTCTATCTGGCATGGTCGCGCCTCTGCGAGTACAGCGCGGACCGGTGCGGACAGGCGTGTGCAGGCGACCTGCAGGCATACGAGCGTGTGCTGGCGATGCTCGCAACAGGCTGGCGGCTGGCGCGACACGTGCAACCCGAGCTGCTGGTGCAGCAAGCCAACGAGGCGCAGACGAGTATCTTTGCGCGACTGATTGAAATCACCTCCACGCATCCGCCGCTGGTCAAGCGGATTGCGGAGCTGAGGCAATTCATATTGGGTACGCCTCAGATTACTGTGGAACGTCGTGCCGCTACAACGCTGGGCGCGGTGATGCTCTTGCCCTTCGCGGGATTTCAAGGGCTGGGGTCGAGCGCTGCGGCAGCAGCCTTAGCCATCTTTGCCCTCGCCGTGCTGGCTGCCATCCTGTTGCCGCTGTTCGCTGCAGCACGTGAGACGGCGCAGATGGAAGCGTGCATGACCAACATGAAGCAACTGAGCCGAGCCATCCAGATGTACACGGCGGATTACGACGGCAGATTGCCCGTGTTCGGCGTGCGGGCTCTCATTGGTGCTTATGTGCAACCGGGCGCAGATGTGTTGCGCTGCCGGTCAGACGATTCGCCGCAGCCCATCAGCTATGCACTGAACATGGACTTTGCTGGCTGGACTCTGAGTCAGATTGAGACTCCAGAGCGAACCGTACTGCTCTATGAGGGGGATGATGAAGATATCATCATGCGGCACACAGACGGCTTGAACATCGTCTGCGCTGACGGACAGGTGCGCTGGATCAAGGAGACGAGTATCGAGGAGTGTTTCTGGGAACCGAGGTGA
- a CDS encoding DJ-1/PfpI family protein gives MAAKRILMLVGDFVEDYEVMVPFQALLMVGHHVHAVCPGKKAGEKVRTAVHDFEGDQTYSEKPGHNFTLNYTFDDVKPEEYDALVIPGGRAPEYIRLNPRVIDMVKHFAEANKPIAAICHGAQLLAAAGALRGKKASAYPAVGPEVRAAGGEYVDVPVDKAVVDGNLVTAPAWPAHPDWLAKFLQVLGTKIEL, from the coding sequence ATGGCAGCCAAACGCATTCTCATGCTGGTCGGCGATTTCGTGGAGGACTACGAGGTGATGGTGCCGTTTCAGGCTTTGCTGATGGTGGGGCACCATGTGCACGCCGTGTGTCCGGGGAAGAAGGCCGGCGAGAAGGTGCGTACGGCGGTGCATGATTTCGAGGGCGATCAGACCTACAGCGAAAAGCCCGGACACAATTTCACCCTGAACTACACTTTTGACGATGTGAAGCCCGAAGAGTACGATGCGCTGGTCATCCCCGGTGGACGTGCGCCGGAGTACATCCGCCTCAACCCAAGAGTCATCGACATGGTGAAGCACTTTGCCGAGGCGAACAAGCCCATTGCTGCCATCTGCCATGGGGCGCAATTGCTGGCGGCGGCGGGGGCACTTCGAGGCAAGAAGGCCTCGGCTTATCCTGCAGTCGGTCCGGAGGTACGGGCGGCTGGGGGTGAATACGTGGACGTGCCGGTGGACAAAGCGGTGGTGGATGGCAATCTGGTCACTGCACCTGCCTGGCCTGCCCATCCCGACTGGCTGGCGAAGTTCCTGCAGGTGCTGGGCACGAAGATAGAACTGTAG
- the nikR gene encoding nickel-responsive transcriptional regulator NikR produces the protein MAGLKRFGVSIPADLVDAFDHLIEGKGYRTRSEAIRDLMRDALVESEWESNTGEVVGTVTIVYNHEVREISRVLTQLQHQYVDAIVCTTHVHMDEHNCMEVLVVRGSAAQVQAIADKLISMRGVKHGKLVCTTTGRSLV, from the coding sequence ATGGCAGGGCTGAAGCGGTTTGGCGTCTCCATACCGGCGGACCTGGTCGATGCCTTCGACCATCTCATCGAGGGCAAGGGTTACCGCACACGCTCGGAGGCGATACGCGACCTCATGCGTGATGCCCTTGTGGAGAGCGAATGGGAGAGCAACACGGGGGAGGTAGTCGGCACGGTGACCATTGTCTATAACCATGAGGTTCGCGAAATCTCCCGCGTGCTCACGCAGCTGCAGCACCAGTACGTGGATGCCATTGTTTGCACGACGCACGTGCATATGGACGAACACAACTGCATGGAGGTGCTGGTGGTGCGCGGCTCTGCCGCTCAGGTACAAGCCATCGCGGACAAACTCATCAGCATGAGAGGTGTCAAACATGGCAAACTGGTATGTACGACCACGGGCAGGTCCCTCGTCTAA
- a CDS encoding aminotransferase class I/II-fold pyridoxal phosphate-dependent enzyme: protein MRDKLALVGGSPAVSVSTLDRWQVPKEEMKHAVNELIDADFLSGSGAGLPKQFEEEFRQYVGAQYCLSVNHGSTALASAFYAVKTGPGDEFITPTLGYIGSYSGALHMGARPVFCDIDPHTLLADPEDIEKRITPRTRFIVPIHLFGNVCEMDALRDISYRYGIPIIEDAAHAHGAEWDGVKVGNISDLTCFSLQGSPPYGKPVCGGEGGLVTTNRREYYERMLAFCHLHRAGITEELTLPEYRELDAQVLGCKWRAHPLALAIARVTMQSLDYRNAKRTEFRQKVFAALQGMRGIEPVRSYPKAKPAGFFAGHPLIYRPEQLHGLPAERFVEALQAEGVPVWLYGRKLEHQKTIFRKGFDLWGNGRGPLGGEFFGLPPFEGYRDGDFPQAERVAGNILHLRPVIEPPDELVEQIARASEKVIAQHEQLL from the coding sequence ATGCGCGACAAACTCGCCCTTGTCGGGGGAAGCCCCGCCGTTTCTGTGTCCACGCTGGACCGGTGGCAAGTGCCCAAAGAGGAGATGAAACATGCCGTCAACGAGTTGATTGACGCGGATTTTTTGTCGGGTTCCGGCGCAGGTCTCCCCAAACAGTTCGAGGAAGAGTTTCGCCAGTATGTGGGTGCGCAATACTGCCTTTCGGTGAATCACGGCTCCACCGCCCTCGCCAGCGCGTTCTACGCGGTGAAGACGGGCCCTGGGGACGAGTTCATCACGCCCACACTGGGCTACATCGGTAGCTACAGCGGCGCGTTGCACATGGGGGCGCGACCGGTGTTTTGTGATATCGATCCCCACACCCTGCTGGCAGACCCCGAAGATATCGAGAAGCGCATTACTCCGCGTACGCGCTTCATCGTGCCTATCCACCTGTTCGGCAACGTGTGCGAGATGGACGCACTGCGTGACATCAGTTACCGCTACGGCATTCCGATTATCGAGGATGCCGCGCACGCGCACGGCGCGGAGTGGGACGGAGTGAAGGTGGGCAACATCTCGGACCTCACCTGCTTCAGCCTGCAGGGCTCACCGCCTTACGGCAAACCCGTCTGCGGCGGCGAAGGGGGTCTGGTAACCACCAATCGTCGGGAATACTACGAGCGAATGCTGGCGTTCTGTCACCTGCATCGCGCTGGCATCACGGAGGAGCTGACCCTGCCGGAGTACCGCGAACTGGACGCACAGGTACTTGGATGCAAATGGCGGGCGCATCCGCTGGCGCTGGCGATTGCGCGGGTAACGATGCAGTCGCTGGACTACCGCAACGCCAAACGCACCGAGTTTCGCCAGAAGGTGTTTGCCGCACTGCAGGGAATGCGTGGCATCGAGCCGGTGCGCTCGTATCCGAAGGCGAAACCTGCGGGCTTCTTCGCGGGACATCCGCTGATTTATCGCCCCGAACAGCTGCATGGACTGCCTGCCGAACGATTCGTGGAGGCGTTGCAGGCAGAGGGTGTGCCGGTGTGGCTCTATGGGCGCAAGCTGGAGCACCAGAAGACCATCTTCCGCAAAGGGTTCGACCTGTGGGGTAATGGCAGGGGACCACTTGGCGGGGAGTTTTTCGGGCTGCCGCCATTCGAGGGCTACAGAGACGGCGATTTCCCGCAGGCGGAGCGTGTGGCGGGCAACATTTTACACTTACGTCCGGTCATCGAGCCACCCGACGAGCTGGTGGAGCAAATCGCGCGCGCCTCCGAGAAGGTCATCGCGCAGCACGAGCAGCTGTTGTAG
- the tadA gene encoding Flp pilus assembly complex ATPase component TadA gives MQKARLRIGEILLQLGFITGEQLEQALNIQKETQELLGQILMRLGYVNSDQLAEAQAYQFGVDYERVNLNDIPPEVRNLIPAHLARHLRVLPLRQERHRLVVAMLNPMDLVARDDLQRITNCYIKPVYTNPEVLQQAIDLFYASDIPPEETRSDGDSEGIQLLHVEDENTPEVDHVEQLVQQAPVVRLVNDILAQAARMGATDIHFEPKRRGIRLRYRIDGDLVDVRTIPNTMKQAVIARVKVLADLNLTERRLPQDGRFSFQVDARRIDVRVSTLPNQYGERVVLRLLNNSQVKYSLDALGFSEVNLQRFRSLIRQPYGMILITGPTGSGKTTTLYAALREISRPEINIMTCEDPIEYEIEDISQSNVNEKVGLTFAMQLRSILRQDPDVVLIGEIRDRETAEIACRASLTGHLVLSTLHTNDAAGALPRLIDMGVEPFLISSSLIGVVGQRLLRRLCTHCRYLDIPSPQEQAMLGNAATQVYRARGCPQCFQRGYSGRIAVHEVLLVNETIRQLTLQRAEAQRILQEALQGGMVTMQEDALQKALAGVTSLQEVISKVGFPDISTADALSLAA, from the coding sequence ATGCAGAAAGCACGTTTGCGCATTGGTGAGATACTGTTACAACTGGGCTTCATCACTGGCGAGCAGCTGGAACAAGCCCTGAATATCCAGAAAGAAACCCAGGAGCTGCTTGGACAGATTCTGATGCGGCTGGGTTATGTCAACAGCGACCAGCTGGCGGAGGCGCAAGCTTATCAGTTTGGGGTGGATTATGAAAGAGTCAATCTCAACGATATTCCACCAGAGGTGCGCAACCTGATTCCGGCTCATCTGGCACGCCACCTGCGCGTTCTGCCTTTGCGGCAGGAGCGGCACCGGCTGGTGGTCGCGATGCTGAACCCTATGGACCTTGTGGCTCGCGACGACCTGCAGCGTATTACCAACTGCTACATTAAACCCGTTTACACCAATCCAGAGGTGCTTCAGCAAGCAATAGACCTGTTCTACGCTTCAGACATCCCGCCAGAGGAAACCAGGTCAGATGGTGACAGCGAGGGCATCCAGCTGCTGCACGTCGAGGACGAGAACACGCCAGAGGTGGACCACGTTGAGCAGCTGGTACAACAGGCACCCGTCGTCCGGCTTGTCAACGACATACTGGCGCAAGCGGCGCGAATGGGGGCGACCGACATCCATTTCGAACCAAAGCGCAGGGGGATTCGTCTGCGCTATCGCATCGACGGCGATTTAGTGGACGTGCGTACCATCCCGAATACGATGAAACAGGCGGTCATTGCGCGGGTGAAAGTGCTGGCAGACCTGAACCTGACCGAGCGACGGTTGCCTCAGGACGGACGATTTTCCTTTCAAGTGGATGCGCGCCGTATCGACGTGCGCGTCTCGACCCTTCCCAATCAGTACGGCGAACGGGTGGTGTTGCGATTATTGAACAACAGTCAGGTCAAATACAGCCTCGACGCGCTGGGCTTCTCGGAGGTCAATCTGCAGCGTTTTCGCTCGCTCATCCGTCAGCCCTACGGCATGATTTTGATTACCGGTCCTACGGGTTCGGGCAAGACCACCACCCTTTACGCAGCATTGCGGGAAATCTCGCGTCCCGAAATCAACATCATGACCTGCGAAGACCCCATCGAGTACGAAATCGAGGACATCAGCCAATCCAACGTGAACGAAAAAGTCGGACTGACCTTCGCCATGCAGCTGCGTTCTATCCTCCGCCAGGACCCCGACGTGGTGCTGATTGGCGAAATCCGCGATCGAGAGACCGCCGAGATTGCCTGCCGGGCATCGTTGACGGGACACCTCGTTCTGTCGACCCTGCACACCAATGACGCAGCAGGAGCACTGCCTCGCCTCATCGACATGGGGGTCGAGCCGTTCCTGATTAGCTCCTCCCTGATCGGAGTTGTTGGTCAGCGTCTTCTCCGCCGGTTATGCACACACTGCCGATACTTAGACATCCCCTCACCGCAGGAACAAGCGATGCTCGGCAATGCTGCCACACAGGTATACCGTGCTCGCGGATGCCCTCAATGTTTCCAGCGGGGCTACAGTGGTCGCATCGCCGTACACGAGGTGTTGCTGGTCAATGAGACCATCCGTCAGCTGACCCTTCAGCGGGCAGAAGCGCAACGCATTTTACAGGAAGCGCTGCAAGGCGGCATGGTTACCATGCAGGAGGATGCTCTGCAAAAGGCCCTGGCAGGGGTGACCAGCCTGCAAGAGGTCATCAGCAAGGTGGGTTTCCCCGATATTTCCACAGCGGACGCGCTGTCGCTTGCTGCGTAA
- a CDS encoding family 14 glycosylhydrolase, translated as MKCKRWLWLVAGVFLLLVAGASGGQRASQVDVRRFVRVYVTPSSADALAQPPKPGARVVFSFGGAKTEWFPTLRLLGFSLWQYDTDHLASNEVSAGQWDWIAAEEVYEQARREGFLFTLFPHCAFPPKWYIEKEKPALTRCVEHNEEIPALSPWEPLFGNWLDRQWSALARQFGGATPRVSALVLGVHGDYGEAGLFSGARMASREQREDWERRFGKAHNHKGFWCGDQKARVNFQKAMLRKYGSLDALNKAWGTPFAKEEDIRYPKSPAEGRRWWLDFVSWYSNGVTYLADIVCRLSQRYFPRTLRILPLGFPDEDVRYGADISALVKVAARYGVAVRSVHAGYLPLADNESFLLARIASACRFYGVPLWLETPGTLDAKRQAEALFEAVAQGASGFFDWAVNATRNEPVYEQNLRHFVVGQPVVDVAMFYPSTAVRLADVGEAPTLRLGCKQARDLFAFDIVDERMIRDGALERYRLLVFWEGTVVEQDVLDKIVEWVQAGGVVAAYDFGKVTNVEGDGTAWRTLFGYAGRLQTLKPAFRGEVPAGGYVLRMDDPVTAEFLQGDWSPPEKEGERSWRWTGASAQVSLLLQSGQAYSLTIRAIVPQEQHGVRTAVRLNQNLLGYLDSPGETVYKFVIPAEMVKADTVPVLFFYMLSPQGAKPGRGVRIAEIRLTAMDSAQPPLDTAPRGRYTYQIDSQVLSTRWAQRLGKGLCVFVPVRRAQDGISAYIEVLRRLVYRLPDLLPSARNAPLVDDVADGILTALLTDRILLFNTTDQPITRTLRFTRETFAGYPQVQPPPPGDVRVQIPPGGMAVVPFTELPRELLLQCEGFTDLRGQKKRAQPDCSPGTGETCVWLPAGSSIRTRFPIQNEGRYTLFIRCVAQGKMVAPRVVLNGKPLRVQDAPAMEGMDVLATEAVTLTRGTHTLEIEAPKNIPCAADFVILTNDPSIAGYRFGRR; from the coding sequence ATGAAGTGCAAACGCTGGCTGTGGTTAGTCGCGGGAGTTTTTCTGTTACTGGTTGCGGGAGCCTCAGGTGGACAGCGCGCATCACAGGTGGATGTCCGCCGGTTTGTGCGGGTTTATGTAACACCCTCCTCCGCGGACGCGCTGGCACAGCCTCCAAAGCCCGGAGCGCGAGTCGTCTTCAGCTTCGGCGGAGCCAAAACGGAATGGTTCCCCACACTCCGTCTGCTGGGCTTTTCGCTGTGGCAGTATGATACCGACCACCTTGCCAGCAACGAAGTTTCTGCAGGGCAGTGGGACTGGATCGCTGCCGAAGAGGTTTACGAGCAAGCCAGACGAGAAGGTTTTTTGTTCACGCTATTCCCCCACTGTGCCTTTCCCCCCAAATGGTACATCGAGAAGGAGAAACCTGCCCTCACCCGGTGTGTGGAGCATAACGAGGAGATACCCGCACTCTCTCCATGGGAACCGTTATTCGGCAACTGGCTGGACAGGCAATGGTCGGCTTTAGCGAGGCAGTTTGGCGGTGCTACGCCGCGGGTCAGCGCGCTGGTGCTGGGCGTTCACGGGGACTACGGCGAGGCGGGGCTGTTCTCCGGCGCGCGCATGGCATCGCGAGAACAACGTGAGGACTGGGAGCGACGCTTCGGTAAGGCGCATAACCACAAAGGCTTCTGGTGCGGCGACCAGAAGGCGCGCGTCAACTTTCAGAAGGCGATGCTGCGCAAGTATGGGAGCCTTGACGCCCTGAACAAAGCATGGGGCACGCCGTTTGCGAAAGAGGAAGACATCCGCTATCCCAAATCCCCTGCCGAAGGACGGAGATGGTGGCTGGATTTTGTCAGCTGGTACTCCAACGGCGTGACCTACCTTGCCGACATCGTCTGCCGCCTGTCGCAGCGTTACTTCCCGCGCACCCTGCGCATCCTGCCCCTCGGTTTTCCCGATGAAGACGTGCGCTACGGGGCAGATATCTCCGCGCTGGTGAAGGTGGCGGCGCGGTACGGCGTGGCGGTGCGTTCGGTTCACGCGGGCTACCTCCCTCTTGCCGATAACGAAAGCTTCCTGCTGGCGCGGATTGCCTCTGCCTGCCGTTTCTACGGTGTGCCGTTGTGGCTGGAAACGCCGGGCACGCTGGATGCAAAGCGACAGGCGGAAGCGCTGTTCGAGGCAGTGGCGCAGGGGGCGTCGGGCTTCTTTGACTGGGCAGTGAACGCCACGAGGAACGAACCCGTCTACGAGCAGAACCTGCGCCACTTTGTCGTCGGGCAGCCAGTGGTGGACGTCGCGATGTTCTACCCATCGACCGCTGTGCGTCTGGCAGATGTGGGGGAAGCACCGACGCTGCGACTGGGCTGTAAGCAGGCACGCGACCTCTTCGCCTTCGACATCGTGGACGAGCGGATGATCCGCGACGGCGCGCTGGAGCGATACCGCCTGCTGGTATTCTGGGAAGGCACTGTGGTGGAGCAGGACGTGCTGGACAAAATCGTGGAGTGGGTGCAGGCTGGAGGCGTGGTCGCCGCATACGACTTCGGCAAGGTTACCAATGTGGAGGGCGACGGCACCGCGTGGCGCACCCTGTTCGGCTATGCGGGCCGGCTGCAAACCTTGAAGCCTGCCTTCCGCGGCGAGGTGCCGGCGGGCGGGTACGTCTTGCGCATGGACGACCCGGTGACGGCGGAGTTTTTGCAGGGCGACTGGTCGCCTCCGGAGAAGGAGGGCGAGCGCAGCTGGCGGTGGACGGGCGCGAGCGCGCAGGTGTCGCTGCTGCTCCAGTCTGGACAGGCATACAGCCTCACCATCCGTGCCATCGTGCCGCAAGAGCAGCACGGAGTGCGCACTGCGGTACGCCTGAATCAAAACCTGCTGGGTTATCTGGACAGCCCCGGCGAGACGGTATACAAATTCGTCATCCCGGCGGAAATGGTGAAGGCGGACACTGTGCCTGTGCTTTTCTTCTATATGCTTTCCCCTCAAGGTGCCAAGCCGGGGCGAGGGGTGCGCATCGCGGAAATCCGGCTGACGGCGATGGACTCCGCGCAGCCTCCACTGGACACCGCGCCGCGAGGACGTTACACCTACCAGATTGACTCACAGGTGTTATCTACTCGCTGGGCGCAGCGGCTGGGCAAAGGGCTGTGCGTATTCGTGCCGGTGCGGAGGGCGCAGGATGGCATCAGTGCCTACATCGAGGTGCTGCGGCGGCTGGTGTACCGCCTTCCCGACCTTTTGCCCTCCGCCCGCAATGCTCCGCTGGTGGATGATGTGGCAGACGGTATCCTCACCGCCCTGCTCACCGACCGTATCCTTTTGTTCAACACCACCGACCAGCCGATAACGCGCACGTTGCGTTTCACCCGTGAGACTTTTGCGGGCTACCCGCAGGTGCAACCACCCCCTCCCGGAGATGTCCGGGTGCAGATACCGCCCGGCGGAATGGCGGTGGTTCCGTTCACGGAGTTGCCGCGCGAACTCCTGTTGCAGTGCGAAGGCTTTACCGACCTGCGCGGACAGAAGAAACGCGCCCAGCCCGATTGCAGCCCCGGCACAGGAGAAACCTGCGTGTGGCTACCGGCAGGCAGCTCTATCCGAACCCGGTTCCCCATTCAAAACGAGGGACGCTATACCCTGTTCATCCGGTGTGTGGCGCAAGGCAAGATGGTCGCACCGCGCGTGGTGTTGAACGGCAAGCCGCTTCGGGTACAGGATGCGCCCGCGATGGAGGGTATGGACGTGCTAGCAACCGAGGCGGTAACGCTAACCAGGGGCACGCACACGCTGGAGATAGAAGCGCCCAAGAACATCCCCTGCGCCGCGGACTTCGTGATACTGACGAACGACCCCAGCATCGCTGGCTACCGCTTCGGCAGGCGGTAG